The Porphyrobacter sp. HT-58-2 genome has a window encoding:
- a CDS encoding DUF2855 family protein — protein MPMNAVQVHVRKDALTEATLAEVPLAQLPEGAVRLAVESFSVTANNVTYAVAGDSFRYWDFFPAPEGHGIVPMWGHARVIESNHPEIAVGERVYGYLPMASHLDVIPGKVTPSGFMDTAAHRQPMSPVYNSYTRLAADPEHDPAREAERMIFGPLFRTGFLIECFLRGADWFGAEQLIVTSASSKTALGLASVARQTSPGVKRIGLTSRGNVAFVTATGLYDEVVAYDDLERVPVLRSVSVDFAGNAELLAGIHRHFDDALVHSALVGMTHIEARSTMGGGGEALPGPKPALFFAPDHAVAFFKAHGPEEGGRLVAAAWHEFLKAADGTVAIERLPGLAAARDTFAAMVAGQIDPAKGIVIEP, from the coding sequence ATGCCGATGAATGCCGTACAGGTGCACGTCCGCAAGGACGCGCTGACCGAGGCCACGCTGGCCGAGGTGCCGCTCGCTCAGCTCCCCGAAGGCGCCGTGCGGCTTGCGGTCGAGAGTTTCTCGGTCACTGCCAACAACGTCACCTACGCGGTGGCGGGGGACAGCTTCCGCTATTGGGACTTCTTCCCGGCCCCAGAAGGCCACGGCATCGTGCCGATGTGGGGCCATGCGCGGGTGATCGAGAGCAACCACCCCGAGATCGCGGTGGGCGAGCGGGTCTATGGCTATCTGCCGATGGCGAGCCATCTGGATGTGATCCCCGGCAAGGTCACGCCCTCCGGCTTCATGGACACCGCCGCCCATCGCCAGCCGATGAGCCCGGTCTACAACAGTTACACGCGCCTCGCCGCCGATCCGGAGCATGATCCCGCGCGCGAGGCGGAGCGGATGATCTTCGGCCCGCTGTTCCGCACCGGCTTCCTGATCGAATGTTTCCTGCGCGGGGCCGACTGGTTCGGGGCGGAGCAGCTGATCGTCACCAGCGCCTCGTCCAAGACCGCGCTGGGCCTTGCCAGCGTTGCGCGGCAGACCTCGCCGGGGGTGAAGCGCATCGGCCTGACATCGCGGGGCAATGTCGCCTTCGTCACGGCGACCGGGCTTTATGATGAGGTCGTCGCCTATGACGATCTGGAGCGTGTGCCAGTGCTGCGCTCGGTCAGCGTCGACTTTGCCGGCAATGCCGAGTTGCTGGCGGGCATCCACCGCCATTTCGACGACGCGCTGGTCCATTCGGCGCTCGTGGGCATGACCCATATCGAAGCGCGCTCCACGATGGGCGGCGGGGGCGAGGCCTTGCCCGGCCCCAAGCCTGCGCTGTTCTTTGCGCCCGATCATGCGGTCGCCTTCTTCAAGGCGCATGGCCCGGAGGAAGGCGGCAGGCTGGTCGCGGCGGCGTGGCACGAATTCCTCAAGGCCGCCGATGGTACTGTCGCCATCGAGCGCCTTCCCGGCCTCGCCGCGGCGCGCGACACCTTTGCCGCCATGGTCGCCGGCCAGATCGACCCGGCCAAGGGGATCGTGATCGAGCCGTGA
- a CDS encoding ACP S-malonyltransferase: MRAFLFPGQGSQKVGMGSELAAASEAARDVFGEVDEALRQNLTALMRDGPEDRLTLTENAQPAIMANSIATLRVLERDFGVKLLETANCVAGHSLGEYTALAAIGAFTVPSTARLLKLRGWAMQAAVPVGEGTMAVLLGADIDQAKALAEAAAQGEVCEVANDNDPSQVVLSGHTGAIQRAVELVKDFGIKRGMVLNVSAPFHSSLMAPAAEKMAHALAATPPGALALPIYANVTAAPVTDPDEERALLVEQVTGRVRWRESVLAMRADGVESFVELGGKVVGPMVSRTDRDAQVTSLVTMQDLEAFAKEIG; this comes from the coding sequence ATGCGCGCATTTCTTTTTCCGGGGCAGGGCAGCCAGAAGGTCGGCATGGGAAGCGAACTCGCCGCCGCAAGCGAAGCAGCGCGCGACGTGTTCGGCGAGGTTGACGAGGCCTTGCGCCAGAACCTCACTGCGTTGATGCGAGACGGGCCTGAGGACCGCCTGACTCTGACCGAGAATGCCCAACCCGCGATCATGGCCAATTCCATCGCCACGCTGCGTGTGCTGGAGCGGGATTTCGGGGTGAAGCTGCTCGAAACGGCAAACTGCGTCGCGGGCCATTCGCTCGGGGAATACACCGCGCTGGCCGCGATCGGCGCCTTCACGGTGCCCAGCACCGCGCGCCTGCTGAAGCTGCGCGGATGGGCGATGCAGGCAGCCGTTCCGGTTGGCGAGGGTACGATGGCGGTGCTGCTGGGCGCGGACATCGATCAGGCCAAGGCTCTGGCCGAAGCCGCTGCGCAAGGCGAAGTCTGCGAAGTCGCCAATGATAACGACCCCTCGCAGGTCGTGCTTTCTGGCCACACGGGCGCGATCCAGCGCGCGGTGGAGCTGGTGAAGGACTTCGGGATCAAGCGGGGCATGGTCCTCAATGTCTCCGCCCCGTTCCATTCCTCGCTGATGGCGCCGGCGGCGGAGAAGATGGCTCACGCGCTTGCGGCAACCCCGCCGGGCGCGCTGGCCCTGCCGATCTACGCCAATGTTACCGCCGCCCCTGTCACCGACCCCGACGAAGAACGCGCGCTTCTGGTCGAACAGGTGACCGGCCGCGTGCGTTGGCGTGAAAGCGTGCTTGCCATGCGGGCCGATGGCGTGGAAAGCTTTGTCGAACTGGGCGGAAAGGTGGTCGGGCCGATGGTCAGCCGGACGGATCGCGATGCGCAGGTGACGAGCCTTGTGACCATGCAGGATCTCGAGGCCTTTGCGAAGGAGATTGGATGA
- the fabG gene encoding 3-oxoacyl-[acyl-carrier-protein] reductase: MFSLKGMNALVTGASGGIGSSIAHALASQGARLALSGSNAAKLRAFRDELNATYPHHDHDGHVEITCDLGNTTQVEELIPAMLDTLGTMDILVNNAGITRDNLGMRMKDEEWDQVIRINLEASFRLMRAAAKPMMKARFGRIINITSVVGATGNPGQMNYCAAKAGLTGMTKAFAQEVASRGITANCVAPGFIRTAMTAALDEKQQAAINARIPMGRMGEGAEIGAAVAFLASREAAYVTGETLHVNGGMAMLG; encoded by the coding sequence ATGTTTTCCCTCAAGGGCATGAACGCGCTGGTCACCGGCGCAAGTGGCGGGATCGGGTCGAGCATTGCGCATGCGCTCGCCTCGCAGGGGGCGCGTCTCGCCCTGTCAGGCTCCAACGCGGCCAAGCTGCGGGCCTTCCGCGATGAGCTGAACGCGACCTATCCCCACCACGATCATGACGGGCATGTCGAGATCACCTGCGATCTGGGCAACACCACCCAGGTCGAGGAGCTGATCCCGGCGATGCTCGATACGCTCGGCACGATGGACATCCTCGTCAACAATGCCGGTATCACCCGCGATAATCTGGGGATGCGGATGAAGGACGAGGAGTGGGATCAGGTGATCCGCATCAACCTTGAAGCCAGCTTCCGCCTGATGCGCGCAGCGGCCAAGCCGATGATGAAGGCGCGTTTCGGGCGCATCATCAACATCACCAGCGTCGTCGGCGCGACCGGCAATCCGGGCCAGATGAACTATTGCGCTGCCAAGGCGGGACTGACCGGCATGACCAAGGCCTTTGCGCAGGAAGTCGCCAGCCGCGGGATTACCGCCAACTGCGTAGCACCCGGCTTCATCCGCACCGCGATGACCGCCGCGCTCGATGAAAAGCAGCAGGCTGCGATCAATGCCCGGATCCCGATGGGCCGGATGGGCGAAGGCGCAGAGATTGGCGCAGCGGTCGCCTTTCTCGCCAGCCGCGAGGCCGCTTACGTGACGGGCGAGACCCTCCATGTAAACGGCGGAATGGCCATGCTGGGGTAG
- the dnaN gene encoding DNA polymerase III subunit beta, giving the protein MKATIERATLLRCLSHVQSVVERRNTIPILSNVLIDADGGGSVRVMATDLDLQVVETMSASSVDQPGAITVSAHLLFDIARKLPEGSQVSLTTNDNRLEVKAGRSNFKLPTLPRDDFPVIVEGDLPTSFELPARMLAELIDRTRFAISTEETRYYLNGIFLHVTDEDEPLLKAAATDGHRLARFTLPRPEGAAGMPDVIVPRKAVGELRKLLDEALDGNVLIDLSASKIRFTLGGEGGVVLTSKLIDGTFPDYSRVIPTANDKLLKVDPKLFRSGVDRVATIATEKTRAVKIGLDGDRVTLSVTSPDNGTATEELAAEYRAEGMEIGFNANYLKDILDQVDADTVELHLADAGAPTLIRENEASRALYVLMPMRV; this is encoded by the coding sequence ATGAAGGCCACGATCGAACGCGCGACGCTGCTGCGGTGCCTTTCCCATGTGCAATCCGTGGTGGAGCGCCGCAACACCATCCCCATCCTCTCGAACGTGCTGATCGACGCCGATGGCGGCGGCAGCGTGCGGGTGATGGCGACCGACCTTGATCTGCAGGTAGTCGAGACGATGAGCGCCTCCTCGGTCGATCAGCCGGGCGCGATCACTGTTTCGGCGCACCTGCTGTTCGATATCGCGAGGAAGCTGCCTGAAGGCAGTCAGGTCAGCCTCACCACCAACGACAACCGTCTGGAAGTCAAGGCGGGGCGCTCCAACTTCAAGCTGCCGACGCTGCCGCGCGATGATTTCCCGGTGATCGTTGAAGGCGACCTGCCGACCAGCTTCGAACTGCCAGCCAGGATGCTGGCCGAACTGATTGATCGTACCCGCTTCGCCATCTCCACGGAAGAAACCCGCTACTACCTCAACGGCATCTTCCTGCACGTCACCGACGAGGACGAGCCGCTGCTCAAGGCCGCCGCCACGGATGGTCACCGGCTTGCGCGCTTCACCCTGCCGCGTCCCGAAGGCGCGGCCGGAATGCCCGACGTGATCGTCCCACGGAAGGCCGTGGGCGAGCTGCGCAAGCTTCTCGACGAAGCACTCGACGGCAATGTGCTGATCGACCTTTCCGCCAGCAAGATCCGTTTCACCTTGGGCGGCGAGGGCGGGGTGGTGCTGACTTCCAAGCTGATTGACGGCACCTTCCCCGATTACAGCCGCGTGATCCCGACCGCCAACGACAAGCTCCTGAAGGTCGATCCCAAGCTGTTCCGTTCGGGCGTGGACCGCGTGGCAACCATCGCCACGGAGAAGACCCGCGCGGTCAAGATCGGGTTGGATGGCGACCGGGTGACGCTGTCGGTGACCTCGCCCGACAATGGCACCGCGACCGAGGAACTGGCGGCCGAATACCGTGCCGAGGGCATGGAAATCGGCTTCAATGCCAATTACTTGAAGGACATTCTCGATCAGGTTGATGCCGACACGGTCGAACTGCACCTCGCCGATGCCGGTGCGCCGACCCTGATCCGCGAGAACGAGGCCAGCCGCGCGCTCTATGTGCTGATGCCGATGCGGGTGTGA
- a CDS encoding LD-carboxypeptidase, translating to MTNIAICAPATPITREQQAAFEELVAAEFPSHRVMFHDQCFERQGHFAGDDLRRLTAFVECANDPAFDVVWFAKGGYGSNRIAEAAVARMNAAARAKTYVGFSDAGYLLAALYRHGIGQSVHGHMPVSARSEGGREAIRRVLRWLEGDTSGVEPSLDGTTPAAAFNLITLAMLAGTPMMPDLTGHVVMVEEVSEHLYAIDRMFFHLAGTLPRLAGLRLGAVTDVPENYVDFGQTEEEIAQYWCARAGIPYLGRALIGHTSANRVVPFGLASPPART from the coding sequence ATGACGAATATCGCCATCTGCGCCCCTGCGACCCCGATCACGCGCGAGCAGCAGGCTGCCTTCGAGGAACTGGTTGCAGCCGAGTTCCCGTCGCATCGGGTGATGTTCCATGATCAATGCTTTGAGCGACAGGGCCATTTTGCGGGCGATGATCTTCGGCGGCTGACCGCGTTTGTCGAATGCGCCAATGACCCGGCCTTCGATGTCGTGTGGTTCGCCAAGGGTGGCTACGGATCGAACCGGATCGCCGAGGCCGCCGTCGCGCGGATGAACGCCGCCGCACGGGCCAAGACCTATGTCGGCTTTTCCGATGCCGGTTATCTGCTTGCGGCGCTCTATCGCCATGGCATCGGGCAAAGCGTGCATGGCCATATGCCCGTCAGCGCACGTTCTGAAGGCGGGCGTGAGGCGATCCGGCGGGTGCTGCGCTGGCTTGAAGGCGATACCAGCGGGGTCGAACCGAGCCTTGATGGCACCACGCCCGCTGCTGCCTTCAACCTCATCACGCTGGCAATGCTGGCGGGCACACCGATGATGCCCGATCTTACCGGCCATGTGGTGATGGTAGAGGAAGTGTCCGAACACCTCTATGCCATCGACCGGATGTTCTTCCACCTGGCCGGAACGCTGCCGCGGCTTGCCGGCCTCAGGCTTGGGGCGGTCACCGACGTGCCGGAAAACTATGTCGATTTCGGCCAGACCGAAGAGGAAATCGCGCAATACTGGTGCGCGCGGGCGGGCATCCCTTATCTCGGCCGGGCGCTGATCGGGCATACCTCTGCCAACAGGGTTGTGCCCTTCGGCCTTGCCAGTCCGCCCGCGCGGACGTAA
- a CDS encoding N-acyl-D-amino-acid deacylase family protein, with the protein MAQYDLIIRGGTIVDGTGAAAFTGDVAVKDGLIAAVGTITGSAAKEIDAAGKVIAPGFVDIHTHYDGQATWDQEMAPSSWHGVTTVIMGNCGVGFAPAKPDRHEWLISLMEGVEDIPGTALAEGMTWDWETFPEYLDALDKLPRTVDVGTHVPHGAVRAYVLGDREKPGAVPTEADIAEMSRIVEEGVRAGALGFSTSRTVLHKSVDGELVPGTTATAEELVAIGKAMGRAKAAGGHAVFEMASDLKREWNEFEWMGKLSREAGIPVTFAALQSIAKELSLDEQIAQMRAENDNGANIVAQIALRGNGIIMAWQGTVHPFRFRPSWMAIADLPWEEQRAKLLDPAFKAQMLAEPNDYTDAPKDIGGVVMAISMGWTLQYEMDPDFDYEPAADASINARAAAAGVAPQEYAYDLLCRDEGRGFIYLPILNYADGNLDFLHPLQHAEDTVNSLSDGGAHCGTICDAASPTFMLEHWVKSRRRGARISLEQAIKRQCRDTAMLYGLEDRGLIAPGYLADLNVIDMERLKLGKPWLAFDLPAGGKRLLQKADGYVATIKSGVVTFRDGQWTGETPGGLIRGPQRVELAEAAE; encoded by the coding sequence ATGGCGCAATACGACCTCATCATCCGGGGCGGCACGATCGTCGACGGCACCGGCGCGGCCGCCTTTACCGGCGATGTCGCGGTAAAGGACGGGCTGATCGCGGCCGTCGGCACGATCACCGGCAGCGCGGCGAAGGAAATCGACGCTGCCGGAAAGGTTATCGCCCCTGGCTTTGTCGACATCCACACCCATTATGACGGGCAGGCAACCTGGGATCAGGAGATGGCCCCGTCGAGCTGGCATGGCGTCACCACCGTCATCATGGGCAATTGCGGGGTCGGCTTCGCGCCCGCCAAGCCTGACCGCCACGAATGGCTGATCAGCCTGATGGAAGGGGTGGAGGACATCCCCGGCACGGCGCTCGCCGAAGGGATGACGTGGGACTGGGAGACCTTCCCCGAATATCTCGACGCGCTGGATAAACTCCCGCGCACCGTCGATGTCGGCACCCACGTCCCGCACGGCGCGGTGCGTGCCTACGTACTGGGCGACCGCGAAAAGCCGGGGGCGGTGCCGACCGAGGCAGACATCGCCGAGATGAGCCGGATCGTCGAGGAAGGCGTGCGCGCGGGCGCTCTGGGCTTCTCGACCTCGCGCACCGTGCTACACAAGTCGGTCGACGGCGAACTCGTCCCCGGCACCACGGCCACAGCCGAGGAGCTGGTCGCGATCGGCAAGGCGATGGGCCGCGCCAAGGCCGCTGGCGGCCATGCAGTGTTCGAAATGGCGAGCGACCTGAAGCGCGAATGGAACGAGTTTGAGTGGATGGGCAAGCTGAGCCGCGAGGCCGGCATTCCTGTAACCTTCGCCGCGCTGCAATCCATCGCCAAGGAGCTCTCGCTCGACGAGCAGATCGCCCAGATGCGCGCCGAGAATGACAATGGCGCGAACATCGTCGCCCAGATCGCGCTGCGCGGCAACGGGATCATCATGGCGTGGCAGGGCACCGTCCACCCCTTCCGCTTCCGCCCAAGCTGGATGGCGATTGCCGATCTGCCGTGGGAGGAACAGCGCGCCAAGCTGCTCGACCCCGCGTTCAAGGCGCAGATGCTGGCCGAACCCAACGACTACACCGATGCCCCCAAGGATATCGGTGGGGTGGTGATGGCGATCAGCATGGGCTGGACGCTGCAATACGAGATGGACCCCGATTTCGACTACGAGCCTGCGGCCGATGCCAGCATCAACGCCCGCGCCGCGGCAGCAGGCGTCGCCCCGCAGGAATATGCCTATGACCTGCTGTGCCGCGACGAGGGGCGCGGGTTCATCTACCTGCCGATCCTCAACTACGCCGACGGCAACCTCGATTTCCTCCATCCGCTCCAGCACGCCGAGGATACGGTGAACTCGCTCAGCGATGGCGGCGCGCATTGCGGGACGATCTGCGATGCGGCCTCGCCCACCTTCATGCTCGAACACTGGGTCAAGTCCCGCCGTCGCGGCGCGCGCATTAGTCTGGAGCAGGCGATCAAGCGCCAGTGCCGCGATACCGCGATGCTCTACGGTCTGGAGGATCGCGGGCTGATCGCGCCGGGCTATCTGGCCGATCTCAATGTGATCGACATGGAGCGCCTCAAGCTCGGCAAGCCGTGGCTCGCCTTCGACCTGCCCGCAGGCGGCAAGCGGCTGCTGCAGAAGGCCGATGGCTATGTCGCCACGATCAAGAGCGGCGTCGTCACCTTCCGCGACGGGCAATGGACGGGCGAGACACCCGGTGGCCTGATCCGCGGGCCGCAGCGGGTGGAGCTGGCCGAAGCGGCGGAGTAA
- a CDS encoding class I adenylate-forming enzyme family protein, with translation MNPRDFSLDTLLANCAQRHAHRLATVDGTQRLTWSELDNRVTSLARWLLARGIAPGDRIALLLTDGAPFLTTLLACGRIGAIAVLLNWRLAPAEIAWICGNAEPALTFVNPRFASLLAEADAGEVHGIDEAHAADGFFETIVTTLHGPFGHAYDLGLGLAPERPLYMMYTSGTTGRPKGCLQAGSAVAASALGFAQHRRFTPEEVLLSVNPLFHVVGMQQVAAMLACGGTSVFAGRDDDSAAILDLLHREGCTTTSAFPTISFPWQGMNPVRDGRMPLTNYTGGAGMGRPQIYEFIEQEWDARVVGGYGQTEICGFATFIDYADMLEAPRSIGWTLPHVTMTVLDPEGQHLPPGEEGELCLRGPSVMLGYWRNPEASEAALGHGWLRTGDLGTMDARGRGYLLGRAKELIKTGGENVYPAEVDAIFAAMPEVADAGCCGVPDRQWGEAVKAFVVLKPGHTLTRAEITARFKDRIAGYKRPRYIEFVDSLPRDPIGKLLRRELSARPVTPDQAA, from the coding sequence ATGAACCCGCGCGACTTTTCTCTCGACACGCTGCTGGCAAACTGCGCCCAGCGCCATGCCCATCGTCTTGCCACGGTTGACGGCACGCAGCGCCTGACGTGGTCAGAGCTTGATAACCGCGTCACCAGCCTTGCACGCTGGCTGCTGGCGAGAGGCATAGCGCCCGGAGACCGTATCGCGCTCCTGCTGACTGACGGCGCACCGTTCCTTACCACCCTGCTCGCCTGCGGGCGGATCGGTGCCATCGCAGTGCTGCTGAACTGGCGTCTCGCCCCGGCTGAAATCGCCTGGATTTGCGGCAATGCCGAGCCCGCTCTGACTTTCGTCAACCCCCGCTTTGCCAGCTTGCTGGCCGAAGCCGATGCGGGCGAGGTGCATGGGATCGACGAGGCCCACGCCGCCGACGGTTTCTTCGAAACCATTGTGACCACCCTTCATGGCCCCTTTGGCCACGCCTATGACCTCGGCCTCGGCCTTGCTCCTGAACGGCCGCTCTACATGATGTATACCAGCGGCACGACCGGCAGGCCCAAGGGTTGCCTGCAAGCGGGCAGCGCGGTTGCCGCCTCGGCGCTTGGCTTTGCTCAGCATCGGCGCTTCACCCCCGAGGAGGTGCTGCTCTCGGTCAACCCGCTGTTCCATGTGGTGGGGATGCAACAGGTCGCGGCGATGCTCGCCTGCGGGGGTACCAGCGTGTTTGCAGGGCGCGATGATGACAGCGCGGCGATCCTCGATCTGCTTCACCGCGAAGGCTGCACCACCACCAGCGCCTTCCCCACCATCAGCTTTCCGTGGCAGGGCATGAATCCCGTGCGCGATGGCCGGATGCCGCTTACCAATTACACTGGCGGCGCGGGCATGGGCCGCCCGCAGATCTACGAATTCATCGAGCAGGAGTGGGATGCGCGCGTGGTCGGCGGCTACGGCCAGACCGAAATCTGCGGCTTTGCCACCTTCATCGACTATGCCGATATGCTGGAAGCCCCGCGCTCGATCGGCTGGACATTGCCGCATGTGACCATGACCGTGCTCGATCCCGAAGGCCAGCACCTGCCACCGGGCGAGGAGGGCGAACTGTGCCTGCGCGGCCCTTCGGTGATGCTCGGCTACTGGCGCAACCCGGAGGCGTCCGAGGCGGCGCTGGGCCACGGCTGGCTGCGCACCGGCGATCTCGGCACCATGGACGCACGCGGGCGCGGCTATCTGCTGGGGCGCGCCAAGGAGCTGATCAAGACCGGGGGCGAGAATGTCTATCCCGCTGAAGTCGACGCGATCTTCGCCGCCATGCCCGAAGTCGCGGACGCCGGCTGTTGCGGGGTGCCGGACAGGCAATGGGGCGAGGCGGTCAAGGCCTTCGTGGTGCTGAAGCCCGGTCACACCCTCACCCGCGCCGAGATCACGGCGCGCTTCAAGGACCGGATCGCTGGGTACAAACGCCCGCGCTACATCGAATTCGTGGACAGCCTGCCGCGCGACCCGATCGGCAAGCTGCTGCGGCGCGAGCTTTCGGCACGGCCTGTGACGCCCGATCAGGCGGCCTGA
- a CDS encoding glutamate ligase domain-containing protein codes for MSGSLAGRPLFFCGIGGSGMLPLAQIAQGLGSPVAGSDRSRDQGRTPEKFAWLESHGFTLFPQDGSGVTSPDQVLIASAAIEDTVPEVARARELGCERLSRAELLSTLFNAADFSIAVGGTSGKSTVTGMIAWILAEAGHEPTVMNGAVMKNFVTPANPFASARIGSRDLFVSEVDESDGSIALYRPTVGVLLNVSLDHKSIEELRVLFGNFVATAGTAVINLDSPEAGYLVPRAEASVTFGVRSTAADITIDPESIDQSELGIRAAVIDNRRREVFPLILPMPGLHNLSNALAAIAAASAAGIAVGHAAYALRSFEGLARRFDVIGTSPSGISVIDDFGHNPEKCAATLRTLKATPGRVIAFFQPHGYGPLRQMGEELAKTFARELDSDDIAVMCDPVYFGGTVDRSVGSERIVAQIKVSGGQAEHIPAREACADRIADLARAGDRIVVMGARDDTLTEFARSILARLP; via the coding sequence ATGTCCGGCTCGCTCGCAGGGCGACCGCTCTTCTTTTGCGGCATCGGCGGGTCCGGGATGCTGCCTCTGGCGCAGATTGCGCAAGGGCTCGGCTCGCCTGTCGCAGGCTCAGACCGGAGCCGTGACCAAGGCCGCACGCCTGAGAAATTCGCCTGGCTCGAGAGCCATGGCTTCACGCTGTTCCCGCAGGATGGCAGCGGCGTGACTTCGCCCGATCAGGTGCTGATTGCTTCGGCCGCGATTGAGGATACCGTTCCCGAAGTCGCCCGCGCTCGCGAATTGGGATGCGAACGTCTGAGCCGCGCCGAACTCCTCTCGACCCTGTTCAACGCCGCTGATTTCTCGATCGCGGTGGGCGGCACATCGGGCAAGTCGACAGTCACAGGCATGATCGCATGGATTCTCGCCGAAGCCGGTCACGAACCAACGGTGATGAACGGCGCGGTGATGAAGAACTTCGTCACGCCCGCCAACCCCTTTGCCTCCGCCCGGATCGGATCGCGCGACCTGTTCGTGAGCGAAGTCGACGAGAGCGACGGCTCCATCGCACTTTACCGGCCGACCGTCGGCGTGCTGCTGAATGTCAGCCTTGACCACAAGAGCATCGAGGAACTGCGCGTCCTGTTCGGCAATTTCGTCGCTACAGCAGGGACGGCGGTGATCAATCTCGACAGTCCAGAGGCCGGATATCTTGTCCCGCGGGCAGAGGCGAGCGTGACCTTCGGGGTCCGCAGCACCGCGGCTGACATCACGATTGATCCTGAATCCATCGACCAGAGCGAGCTCGGGATCCGGGCTGCGGTCATCGACAACCGGCGGCGCGAAGTATTCCCGCTGATCCTGCCGATGCCGGGACTGCACAACCTGTCGAATGCCCTCGCAGCCATTGCGGCAGCCAGCGCGGCGGGGATCGCGGTGGGCCATGCCGCCTATGCGCTGCGCAGCTTTGAAGGCTTGGCGCGACGTTTCGACGTGATCGGCACCAGCCCGTCGGGCATCTCTGTCATCGACGATTTCGGCCACAACCCCGAAAAATGCGCCGCCACGCTGCGTACCCTGAAGGCGACGCCCGGCCGCGTAATCGCCTTTTTCCAGCCCCATGGCTACGGCCCCTTGCGCCAGATGGGCGAGGAACTGGCCAAGACCTTTGCGCGCGAGCTTGACTCGGACGATATCGCGGTAATGTGCGACCCGGTCTATTTTGGCGGCACGGTCGACCGCAGCGTGGGTTCGGAACGGATCGTCGCGCAGATCAAGGTTTCGGGCGGGCAGGCCGAACACATTCCTGCCCGCGAAGCCTGCGCGGATCGCATCGCCGACCTTGCCCGCGCAGGCGACAGGATCGTGGTGATGGGCGCGCGAGACGACACCCTGACGGAGTTCGCCCGATCGATCCTCGCCCGCCTGCCCTGA
- a CDS encoding alpha/beta fold hydrolase, translating into MTNPMDDAVVSMEQVGGRTLRTAAWRLDMPSDHLPVLFFNGIGANIEAVAPLAAALPERGFLMFDMPGTGESPDPLVPYNPFTMSWTAAQLLGRYGLDEVDVMGVSWGGAMAQHFALQHPGRTRRLTLIATTPGMVMVPGNPAAFTKMADPRRYIDPEFMNEHFATLYGGIDRDGAEHQKDSHIGRLKPPSPRGYMYQLMCMLGWTSLPALPFMKKETLIMMGEDDQIVPLANGKILKAMIPNSRLVTFEGGGHLFLLTHSDESVAAIREFLDAPETDIETRRSAA; encoded by the coding sequence GTGACCAATCCCATGGACGACGCGGTCGTTTCGATGGAGCAAGTGGGCGGTCGGACGCTACGGACTGCGGCCTGGCGGCTCGATATGCCTTCTGATCACCTGCCGGTTCTGTTCTTCAACGGCATAGGCGCGAATATCGAGGCGGTGGCCCCGCTGGCAGCTGCTTTGCCCGAACGCGGCTTCCTGATGTTCGACATGCCGGGAACGGGCGAATCACCCGACCCGCTGGTGCCCTACAATCCCTTCACCATGAGCTGGACTGCCGCTCAGTTGCTGGGGAGATACGGGCTCGATGAGGTCGACGTGATGGGCGTTTCGTGGGGCGGCGCGATGGCGCAGCACTTCGCGCTTCAGCATCCCGGCCGCACCCGCCGCCTTACCCTGATCGCGACCACGCCGGGGATGGTGATGGTGCCGGGCAATCCGGCCGCCTTCACCAAGATGGCCGACCCGCGCCGCTACATCGACCCGGAATTCATGAACGAGCATTTCGCCACGCTTTACGGCGGGATCGACCGTGACGGGGCAGAACACCAGAAGGACAGCCACATCGGCCGCCTCAAGCCCCCAAGCCCGCGCGGGTACATGTACCAACTGATGTGCATGCTTGGCTGGACGAGCCTGCCTGCCCTGCCCTTCATGAAGAAGGAAACGCTGATCATGATGGGCGAGGACGATCAGATCGTCCCGCTCGCCAATGGCAAGATCCTGAAGGCGATGATCCCCAATTCGCGGCTGGTGACCTTCGAGGGCGGTGGTCACCTGTTCCTGCTCACGCATTCCGATGAAAGCGTGGCCGCAATCCGCGAGTTTCTCGACGCGCCGGAGACCGACATCGAAACGCGGCGCTCGGCAGCATAA